Sequence from the Parus major isolate Abel chromosome 1, Parus_major1.1, whole genome shotgun sequence genome:
TGCCTACAAGACTCATGgtgtgttttgtgtttgaaatcTACTTGGgaagaaacccaaaacatttcTAAGCCACAAAAGCTGCTCAGTGTAAATGTGTTCATCAGTAAGGCAAATACAGtcaattttttttgcatttgataGCTATCATCTGATGatattttggaattttattAATAAGCACAACACATGCATTTATTAATAAAGTGGTTATCTGCCAATATCACACAGAGAAGTATTATTTCACCAAATAAGTCTTGGAGTTGCCTTGCATGTTCTTAGCAGAGTATTAAGGGTCATAGTTCTTGATttttgaaaacaagtttttccAAAAGCtaaggaaaaatcctttttgaaCAGAGAGGCAGGGGTTGTGTGCACTTTATAGCACATTAGACTTCAAACAcctaaaaaattaaagcaaagctAGTGGACCTGCTCATCATAAAGGCACACTATGGGCCTTCAGGAGGGGCCATGTGAGCAAGCAGTGACAACTGACAGGGGCTAAAAAGGCCCCTGCTAGTCCAGGCTGCCAACAGGGACCTCCCTGACCCCAGTCTTCCCAAGGGGAGAAAGTACCTCTGTTGCCTAAACCCTCTTCAGCCATCTCTGTCTGGTGCCTCAGGGTGGAAGCTTTTGGCATGCCAACTTTGCTAGAGTGCTGTTGAAAATCAGTAgtaatttcttcatgttttgcAAACCACTGTGTTTCCAGGTCTCCCGGGACAGCTGAGGAGAGCCATCACCATGATCCCCACACTGCTGTTGCTGGGTCTTTCAGCTCTTGTTGGTGAGACAGGTTTGGGTTGCTGTCAAAAGCACACTGGGAATTGTTTGCAGAAGGGTCTTGGAGAGGGAGTGTGCAGTCAGACCTGAGGCTCCCTTCCTGCATGGCTCTGAAAGATCCTGTGTGGCTGAAGGTCCTCAGCTGCTCTATGAGGCTGCTTGCTGCCCACATGTGTCTTTTAAACCAGCTCATCTGGAGGACGGGACTGAAACCAAGGGAGTCACAGACATGTCTCCTCTTGGTTTTGCCAGCTAACCTTATCCAATCTCCCTGCCTTCTCAGAAATGCTCTCACAAAAGTGGCAATCTGTTTGATGGAGGCTATTTGCTCTTCAGTTACCAAGGAAAGGGGGTAATTTTCTGAGACTGAGGCAAGCATTCTCCTGAATGAATTCCTCACCAAGTTATCGAGGGACACAGGAGACAATCCCAGCTAGGGTGCTCAGCTACCACCAGCCATCATCTCAGTGGTTCCAAGCACTGGGGGGCATTGAGTGGGAATAGCCCtctaaaataaatgcagaggctctgcttctcctctcccaCACCAGCCTTTAGACCTAATGGAGCAGGTTCATATTCATCTAAATGGTCATTAGAACCCTTTGCTTCAATATTCAGTTAGAAAAGAACCAATTTCTGCTCTCTACCTTTCTTTGATAACATTACCGATGGAGAGCGGTGGCAACCATACAAGCAGGGCCACCACAAGGGGATGTGGATTGCAGGTCTGGACTCTCTCATGCTTGACTTGTATGCACGTGCAGGACTTGAACAAAACTGCTCTAAGATCTTATGTGCTCAAACACCTTCACTTAATATTTCAGCTCCCTCTGTGAGTTCCAGTTGCTATGGCGATATAAGAGCTGTACAAGTCCCCATGGTCTCCTGTACAAGAGATCCTGCAAGATCCTCTGATTGTGGTATGTATCATTCATTGCTTGATTTTTCAACTTGTTTGTACCTGGCAGAGATATGCCTTACCTTCTGTTATTGCCAAATTAAATGTGGTGCAGCTATTCTATCAGCCAAAAGGGAGAAAGTGACACTTCCTCTCCCAAAATAGCTGGTGAAGCCTCCAGACCAGACGGGAAGTGGAAGGACAAATTTCCATAGTCAGGATCTTTGGACTCAAAGCAAAGGGAAATAGCTTCAAccctttttaatttaaaacagctTCTTCATCAGCCAGGATTTTAGCATCAGCCTCCTCACAAAGCCTCAGGGCTTGTCTGCTCCAAGGGTACCAAGGGTATCCAAGATACACAGAGCCAGGTCCTCAGTGCTAGCAAGACAGCTGAGCTGGCCAGTGCTGACCTGCCAGTAAGGTAAAGTCCCAGGTGTCTACCAGAATCTACCTCTGGTTGATTAATTTTTGGTAACTCCTtcacatttctctctttcttgcCTGCTGTTACTGCTTGGTGTCACCATGCAGCTGACTATGTCACATTGATCCTGATGATTATCATCATGCTGATAATCCAGGGATTTTGCCATGTTCCTCAGATGTAGGCTCTTCCAAAGCAGACACCTTACTGTGGGTGTTCAAGCATAGATCTGAATCTGCTTGCTTGTTTCCAAACTGCTCcaagtttgctttaaaaaaagctcCCCCTCTCTAGCAATAGAATATAGCTGTTACTGCAGTGTGGCCAGTCTGTAGTAACACACCCCCCAGTTTTTTCAAATCCATTTTGAAACTTCACTTTTCTGACTCCAGATGtgcagaagaagaagatgaCCATGCATTCCACCCCCTAAGAATCCTCCCTGTTCCCCTGGTCATCCTTGGGTAGtggaacagcagctcccaggccaTGGTCAGAGCCAACAGAGCTGTGCTTGTTCCTCAAACTCCACTGCCCAACCTGATGGAGATGCAATTTCTTAAATACTTGAGTTACTCCTTTGACACACCTGCTCAAGGGGGAGGCAAGGGGTTTGGACAGGGGTGTGTGTAAGTCTGCCTTTTCCTACGCTGCAGGATATGCCATGATACAAAGGACTGCAGAGCCAGACCTCGTACGCCTGAGGAGATATGAGATCCCAATTAAGAGAGTAGCCAGAAACCTGTGCTTGGACCCAGCGCTCATCGGTGCCATCATGTCCCAGGACAGCCGTGTTGGCCTGCTCCTGGACAACGGCTGGGACCAGGGACGGCAGAAGTACGGCCTGATGCAGGTACTCCAGGGTGATAAGCATGAGCAACAGCACAGTAATGTAGTCCATACCCCAGGGCTTTATCTTAGCAAATGACTGTTCCACATTTGAAAGAGCACTTTATTGCAATCCCTCTGCATCAAAGGCTGTGCTTAGGTGTTGTCCTGAATAAGGTCACTTCAATGAGTCAGAGCCTGGGAGTGCAATGAAGAGAGGGTGGCATTCAGAGGGAAATTCATTTTCTTGCTTGTCTTTCCTAGATCAGCAGGCAACTGCGACCTTATGCAGTGTGGGATAGTGAAGAACACATAAATCAAGGCTCAAATATGCTGGTTCTTTCCCTTAATGAAGTACGGGCAAGACATCCTACCTGGACTTGGGACCGGCAGCTGAGAGGTATGGAATGGGCTTTGTACTAGGAAGGGACAGACTGACTGATGGACTGATGGGAGTGCTGTGTGCTTGTTGGTGGCACTTTTAAGGGGAAAACAGCATCACTCTGGCAGATTTTACAGCatctcttacaaaaaaaaaaaaacctacaaaaaaaacacccccaaaaaacccacaaaaaaccccaaacaaaagaaaccctcAAAGCCCTGAAATAACAACAAGAACAAAGTTTTCTAGTTTAACAGAAGCAGAACCAGACCAGCAAACTGGCAATGAGAAATGGTTGCTATGTGGATAAATAAGATAGAAAGCAACTAAACAAAAGTCACTGGAGAATGCAGAAACTGAGGCATCACAACACCACAGGATTATTGTGGCAACTTGTTAAGTTGCATCCAGGAAGACTAAGATCAAGGTTTCCTTGTAGTCCATGCTATCTGTGTGCTCGTTTGTTCACCCTAGGCTATTTCTTActctcccttcctttccctgctaCTGCCCCTCCTTTGCTCTGATTACACCCTTTTCTGGTAACAGCTTTCTATTTCCACCTGCATTTGGAGAGAGTCATGGGCTCCTTCACTATAGCAATAAAGATTTTACAAAATCAGTCACTTTTCAACAATAATGCACATTTGGAACTTTGTCAGGCAATTCTTGTTTGGTGAGATGCATGGTGTTTTTTTGCTACAAATTTTTGCTcttaaatttctatttcttacTCACAAGCACATAACAATTCCTTCTTAACTCTTTCCAGGGGGTATCTGCACCTACCATGCAAGAATGGGCAACCTCCCTGTCTACGAGGCAGACCCATGCAGCAGAGACTACAGCTATGCCAACAACGTGATTAGGCGAGCCCAGTACTTTAAGAGACATGGGTTCTAGGTCGTAAACCCACCGAGCCTCCCCTCTGCAGACTGGCCCAGCAGTGATAGTAGTAACCCAGAGCAGTTCCTCAGTCTCCTGGCAGGACTGATGCTGGTGGCATTACCAATGCCACCTTGCTGGCTCCAGCAAATCCCAGCCCCCGGCTCGCTGATGGGCAAAATCAGCACTGCCTTCCAGGAGACCCCCCAGGGATGAGATCCCACAAGCTCGGGGCCTTTGAAAGGCAGATAGGGACAGACCAGTTCAATGTTTAAATTATGAGTGAGGAAGGTGACTCTTCCCATTCAGAGCTGAACCTCAGGGCGGTTTGTGCATCTCCCAGACATGGAGACAAACAGCTCTTCCTGGGCATCAGCTGTGCTCTCCCCATCTGCGTccacctccttccctctccatgGCCAATGCAGGGGATGAACACCCTGTTTGCCTTCCCTTGGTGCTGCTGGCTAAGGAGCAATGAAGAGACTTCTCAGTGAGCCTTTGGTCTCTGCAGGAGCAGTTTTCCTGTAGCCAGCCTTGAGGGAGACAATATTAAAACATGCTTTGGTTGGTCTCCACGGCCATGATGCAACTGTGGAGCTCACCAGGGCATCTATATGGAAAATATTGCAAGTGCCACAGCAGGCAAAATGCCTTTCTGTCAGAgagcagcccttggagcaggAGTCAGCCCCATGCATACCCGTGCCGGGAGCTGTATCACAGCAATAGTTTTGGTAAAACCCCCACAACCTTTCCTGCCTTAGCTTTGGCACATTTATGCTGAGTTTCCTccaaatttaaaagcatttcagcaTCTGTCCCTCTGCCAGGATTCCCAGTTTGTAAAAGAAGTGAATGAGCTCTGGTCTGTTTGAAAGTGGATGGGTCTCTCGGTGCCAATTTATTAATTAGAgaacaaaaatgagaataaaatagaaataaagataAGTGTTAAATCCCAAcgtttatttttttcagtttcatggGGCTTGGTGGGTAGCAATCTACTTGAGTAAATAACCCCTTTGAGTACTCTTGGAAGGGGTCTAAAACTCAGTTTGAGAACAGGGAGTGAATAATGGTTCTGCAGACTGGATAGGTCAGAAGAGCTGGGCCTGAGCCTGCCTGCTGACCCAAACTCGTGAACATGGTAATAGGAATATTCACATTTCAAATTACCATTTTGGAGGTGTCAGGGTacttttcttccagctgccaCCATTGCTGATGCAGAAGTGATGTGCCTGGCAGTCCTTGCTGGCAGCAAGGGGCAGTGCGGTGCATGTGCCTGGGCTGCTAGGCAGGGTCAACACAGGCAGCATGAGAGTTGAATTGCAGACAGCTTTTGCAAGCAGAGCAATTTTAATGCTGTTCCCCTTGTCTTGCCAATCACTCATCTGCTTACCATCATGGCAAGGACAGCATAATTAGCATATGTTActagaaaactaattttatcaCCTCTGGAGACCAGAGGGAACCATTGGTTGTCTCAAAtgtcactgatttttttttttctttttaagactACCATAAACAGTTCAGTGTTGAGCAACCACAGATattgaattatattttacttaGTCTTTAGTGAATTCTGAACTATATTATAATTTCACTAAAATCATTACTTTGTAATACAAACTTATGAAATGTATCACATGGTTGCCTACTTGACATAACTTATGTAAAATTCATAGGATGAAGTCTTTAGTGTATTATGTTATGTAAACCTCTGTGTTACATAAGCCTCTTATGTAAAGcctatgaattaattttttggtAGATGAGTATAAACTTCAGATGGAGCAGGGAATCTCATTGCTGCCTATGTGTACAAAACTGGGGGTTGAGTTCCAAGGGTGAACAAGAGTGGAGCTTTCTTTGGTTGCCTTCATGTCATCCTCAGTTGCTGCCAGCAAGCTCCTTGTCACCACTActggtgctgccagccctgcagatcTCTGAGCGCCTCAGGAGTCCAATTTGTGCAAGTGTTACCTATGAAGCTGCTGCTTCATGTTGTGGTAGCATAGCAACACCCAAGGACCTGCCTGCTGAGCAGGTTTCCAAATGTTGTTTTAGGGTATCAGCACTTTGCAGTGAATACAGaaaatctctgcagaaaatGAGTTAAAGCTTGATAAATTGGTAGGAAGGAGTAAATAATTAAGGAAAGTTTAACAGTAGCATGCTGCCTTAAATTGTGAGCAAGAGGTTTCCTGACAAATAATGAGCTCAGATTGTTGTTCCCTTCTGATCTTTTTCTAGTCATGTTACTGGaagtttttttctgcctgaTGTAGACAGAGCAGATGCAGTCACACTCTTGGTCACCCTTTTGATCCATGGcctggtgaaaaaaaacaaaaccaaaaacaataGACATCTTGCGAAGCAAATGATCTAATACCAAGTAACAGATCAGAAAAAGTGGAAGCACGggcaaggaaaaacaaaagccacatcagaggggaaagaaaggtCCAGGGAATCAATGACCAAGACACCTGCCTGAAACATTGAGGAAGGTGCTAGAGTAAAGGATTGAATGGTTCCTTCAAGAGATCCAGTGGAACAACAAAGCAGCAAGAAACTGTAAGGAGGGTTCTGGCATCCTGGCTTGGCAGGGAAAAACCATCTCAGATCAATTAAAATCTTTATCTAATGGAGTCAGTGGTCAAGAGAGAAGCCATGGTTGTGCCATATCATGCCATGCCTGTTGCACCAACAAAAGTATGCTCAGGACAATAACAACCCTGATGGAAAGTATAGCCTGTGGAAATAGggaattagatttttttttcccaaaatataaAGAGAGAAAGCACAGAGTTATGATTTTCTAATATGCAAAAGAAATGAAGGGCAATGACCTACATCCTTCCATTCCCTTTGAGGGTAAGACAAATAGCAGTGAGTTCAGCAGCAGATTTGTtggataatttaaaaaaaaacctttcaggaTAATGAAGCAACGCAATATTTCCTGGGTGTTTTAAATAACATTCAAGATCAACATGTAAAAGTAGCTGTACATCAtatataatcacagaatggtttgagtttaaaggatcttaaagatcaccaagttccagctcctctgccacaggtagggacactttccattagaccaggttgctcagggcaccatccaacctggccttaaacacttccaaggatggagcATCccatccacaacttctctggacaacttATTCCAGTGCCCCACACTGTGAGTGTTCACAATaacaaatttcttcctaatatctaatctaaacctgctttTTTTGCCATCATGTTTTGTAGAGAGGGGAAATGCAATAGATGTTGTTTAAGGACCTTTCCAGGCTAACACTGCCGAATCAGAGTCAGCAgtcagaaaatggaaaacaaattacagACACTGAAGAAAACCTTTCTCTGTTGGGGTCCAGTGATTTGGTTTTACAACTGATGTTACTACTGGGAAATCTATTTAAATGTGCTTCCTACAATAGAGAGCAAGTGTGAGGTGGAGTCTTTCTCTCTCATCAACTTGTTAAGCTGCAGGTGGCATGGGCTGATCCCTCAGTGGCTCAGGCAGGGATCTGCTGGGAGTCTGGACCTGCAATGACTGGCTTTCAAAGAAACCAGGCAGAGGGACCAATTAAACTAATTACCTCTTTCAGCAGTAactgaagcagcaggaaagcagtGTCAAAAGCAAGGCCCTGTTGGGTCAGAGCACTAAGCCACGTGGGAGAACAGATTTTTCCAATGGTTGATTCCAAATGCTGCAGCTGGGTCTGTTTGAGCCACGTGTCCATGTCTGTCTCTGAGATATGctgaaaacaaagggaaacacAAGCAGATCAACACAGTGCTGAATTACTgtgtttgttctgctttgttaCTCATTGCAAAACTGGGCTGGGATTTCCTAGCCAGCAACTTGTCCCCAGGATAGCGCCTCTTACATTGCCTAGGATGGGCACCAACCTGTGGTCCCAGGGACCCCTATGGAGCTAATGCTGCAGCTGGGGGTAACTGTTTCTAATACTTCCCTCAGTTTATTTAATTGCCTTCCTTGAAACTGAATATTCCCACATTGGATACCCAGGGTCTGTTTTCTCCCATTTCAGTGTTGAAAGAGATCATGTTGTAGGATTGCAACCTCAGAGCAGTTTTCCACCAGCATCCCTCAAACAAAATCCTTGCGCCTCTCTCTAGCATTTGTTTCTGTGGATTCCTCAACCAGCTCATCctaaagcagggatttattgCAAccaaaaattctgcttctgcACCTCATCCTGACGAGGCACTGATCCAGCCAGTATGCAGGCTCCCACTCATGCCAGCAGCCCACATTTACTGCTCCTCTGGCCTCACTGACTGCTCCCACAGAACTCAAAAATGGTAGTACAGTTCTACTACAGCGTTTTTATCAGTGGCAACTGGGATTTCCACCCACAGGTTTTTAGGgtgcttctcttttcctgtttttagatacattttatatttttatgctgtAACATTTTTATCCTTCACATCCAGAATCACTCCACCACCTCTACATCCTACTCGGTTGTTCCTGTGAGGCTGGCAGTGCTGTATCTCATTGGTGTTCTAGCCTCCACTAAGTCTCTGAGATACCTTCTGTCTCAGGGTTGTCATTTGGTTCAGGCTTTTGGGTTCTGGCTTGATTTTGAAGTCTCTAGCAACTGTACAAAACTGTACAAAAACCCCTGTAAGTTTATCTTTGCTTTGTTGCTTAATACTGCATATGCCAAATCCTTGCCACTGTATTCTTTCTATTTTGTCTTCCTCATGTATCATGATCATGCTGTCTATTTCCCCCgtcttttttttcagaggtaaACTGAACATCAGCCTTGTCCACCTTGCAGATCACAGGAGTTCAAACTGGATACTCCTCTGGATTTGTCAGCTTTCCCCTGCTTCTAGTGGAAAAGTTCCTCTAAAAGCTCTTCAATTTCCAGTGACATGGGTTGTCTATGCCACAGCTCAGGTGCAGCCTGCCCCTTCTACACTGCACCTCTCATCTATGTTTTGTCAGTTCCTCACATGTCTCAACCATCTACAAATCCCTGTATTTCCCTatgagggaaaggctgtcaGCTTGCAGCCTCAGGACACAGACCTTCTTCCAGCATCCAGAGTACTGTGCCATCCTAACACGGGCTGGGTAACCTTTCACAGCTTAAATGGGCTTGATTGTCTTGGGAAGCTTATGTCAGCTTAGTTTCTCCCCTGAAAGCATAACTAGGATCATTCATTTCTTATGCATCCTTTATTAAGCTAATTAACAATTAGGAGAAATGTTCAAGAGCATGAAGAAACCCACACAGTGAGGATGTGGCTGACCTGAGACTCTACTGCTGCAGCCCTCAGTCTTCCACAAACACTCAATTTCCAAGAAATGGAAAGGtttccttttccaaagcagGCAAGGAGAAATTTGACTCATTTCTGTCctttaaatctgattttattttattaattcccTGCTTATTCAGCCACCTCTTAGCTGATTCAGATCAAGAAACTAGCAAAGTTTTCAAAGGGGTTTGGGTGTTTGCACAGTTACAGAAATCAGAATTATAGATTCCtgtcataataataaaaatcctgGCAGCATATTTTTGACTTTCCTCTAGAAATGAAGACAAACTCTAAAAAGGCACAGCTGCATGCCTGAGCCAAATGCCATATAGAGGACCAGATTATCCCACAGATGTTTGCCCTGAACCATTTAATTGCCATTTAATTCTTCCTTCCTGTCAGacacaggagaggaaagagtAGTTGGTCCTAGATCTGGTCCAGTGCCCTGCAGCCTGGATTCTGGGTAAACCAAATTGTCCCTTCCCTGCAACTCTTATGATCAACGAAGAGCTGCTTGCTAATTGATAATGGATATTGAATGGATCATTGTGGCCCTTGCTATATCTGCTATATGTGAATGTCATACACTTACCATACgtacaaaatatttcagtagcaGGGCTGTCAGGTTGCTCTGTATGGAGGCTGAAGAGCTAGCTTTGTATGAATAAAGACCCAGGGAATTCAGGTGGAACTGTCTAGGTGTGGCAAAGGAGGTTTGTACAGAGAATATGGACAGGGAATAAAGTTGTTAATGGTGAAAATGCTTCAATTACTGTGATGTAGAAGAAGCAAACTAGTGTATCCTTTATGTTTCTGCCCCAGAAATAAGGGAACAGTAGCACAGACCATTTGGAGATTATTAGTTTGTGAATCACCTTTGGtggtattttgaattttttaaatgttacttgTTTTGAGCCACATCTGTTCTATTCTCCTTCCTGGCAGATGTGCTTGCCTCTGTTTCAAACTTCTTTACACTCAGCCATAATTGTGAGTGTGAAGAGCCCCatgcctgagctgctgtgaaTTTTTGCAGCTGGTTCTCTATGGGAGGTATCAACAGTACAGCAAAAACTTACAGAATCTCTCAGTGCAATGACACGGGACGAATTCCCCCGCTAGAAATGTAGAAGAGCTGCTGAAAGAGCAGAACAGCATTTCACGCCCACATAATGTGCCATGGGGGAGAAGCGGGTCAGGATACATTC
This genomic interval carries:
- the LOC107202169 gene encoding lysozyme g isoform X2; this translates as MWIAAPSVSSSCYGDIRAVQVPMVSCTRDPARSSDCGYAMIQRTAEPDLVRLRRYEIPIKRVARNLCLDPALIGAIMSQDSRVGLLLDNGWDQGRQKYGLMQISRQLRPYAVWDSEEHINQGSNMLVLSLNEVRARHPTWTWDRQLRGGICTYHARMGNLPVYEADPCSRDYSYANNVIRRAQYFKRHGF
- the LOC107202169 gene encoding lysozyme g isoform X1 — translated: MIPTLLLLGLSALVAPSVSSSCYGDIRAVQVPMVSCTRDPARSSDCGYAMIQRTAEPDLVRLRRYEIPIKRVARNLCLDPALIGAIMSQDSRVGLLLDNGWDQGRQKYGLMQISRQLRPYAVWDSEEHINQGSNMLVLSLNEVRARHPTWTWDRQLRGGICTYHARMGNLPVYEADPCSRDYSYANNVIRRAQYFKRHGF